In Flammeovirgaceae bacterium 311, one DNA window encodes the following:
- a CDS encoding acetyl-CoA acetyltransferase (COG0183 Acetyl-CoA acetyltransferase), with the protein MKEVYIVSAVRTPIGSFGGKLAGMSATELGAIAIKSALQKVGVEAKEVDEVLMGNVVSANLGQAPARQAAVGAGLGYNVPCTTINKVCSSGMKAAMFGAQSIMLGQNNVVVVGGMESMSNIPFYVPNARWGYKYGNGELVDGLAKDGLFEVYYKFPMGNCADNTAKEMCISREAQDEYAIKSYKRAAESWEKGYFKDEVIPVEIPQRRGEPVIMAKDEEFTNVHFDKIPGLKPVFSKEGTVTAANASTINDGAAAMVLMSKEKADAMGIKPLAKIRGFGDAAQDPIWFTTSPALAIPNALKMAGLGKNDIDYFEINEAFAAVALANMQKLELQEDQVNVFGGAVALGHPLGASGARIMTTLISVLNQRDAQFGAAGICNGGGGASAIILERV; encoded by the coding sequence ATGAAAGAAGTGTATATCGTATCGGCCGTTCGTACGCCTATTGGCAGTTTTGGCGGCAAGCTGGCAGGTATGTCGGCAACCGAACTGGGTGCCATTGCCATAAAATCGGCACTGCAGAAGGTAGGTGTAGAGGCCAAGGAGGTAGATGAAGTACTGATGGGCAACGTTGTTTCTGCCAATCTGGGACAGGCTCCTGCCCGCCAGGCAGCCGTGGGCGCCGGTCTGGGTTATAATGTTCCCTGCACCACCATCAACAAGGTGTGCTCCAGCGGCATGAAGGCAGCCATGTTTGGCGCCCAATCCATTATGCTGGGTCAGAACAATGTGGTTGTAGTAGGCGGCATGGAAAGCATGAGCAACATACCCTTCTATGTGCCTAATGCACGCTGGGGCTACAAGTATGGCAACGGCGAGCTGGTGGATGGCCTGGCAAAAGACGGTCTTTTTGAAGTATACTATAAATTTCCGATGGGTAACTGTGCCGATAATACGGCTAAGGAAATGTGCATCAGCCGCGAGGCACAGGATGAATACGCCATAAAATCGTATAAAAGAGCTGCCGAATCGTGGGAGAAAGGCTATTTTAAGGATGAGGTGATTCCTGTAGAGATTCCACAGCGCAGGGGCGAGCCGGTAATTATGGCCAAAGACGAGGAGTTTACCAACGTTCATTTCGATAAGATCCCGGGCCTGAAGCCTGTGTTCTCGAAGGAGGGGACGGTTACCGCCGCCAATGCCTCTACCATTAACGATGGTGCCGCAGCCATGGTGCTGATGAGCAAGGAAAAAGCCGATGCCATGGGCATTAAGCCACTGGCGAAGATCAGGGGTTTTGGAGATGCTGCCCAGGATCCGATCTGGTTTACCACCTCTCCTGCCCTGGCCATCCCTAATGCGCTTAAAATGGCGGGGCTTGGTAAAAATGATATTGATTATTTCGAGATCAACGAAGCCTTTGCAGCAGTAGCACTGGCCAACATGCAAAAGCTTGAGTTGCAGGAAGACCAGGTAAATGTATTTGGCGGTGCCGTAGCCCTGGGCCACCCACTGGGTGCCAGCGGTGCACGCATCATGACGACCCTTATCTCTGTGCTCAACCAGCGTGATGCCCAGTTTGGCGCCGCGGGCATCTGCAACGGCGGTGGTGGTGCTTCGGCCATTATCCTGGAGCGCGTGTGA
- a CDS encoding beta-xylosidase (COG3507 Beta-xylosidase), with protein sequence MKTLCNSLILIFFSLLCHAAMGQEQRAQNPVIYADVPDMAMIRVGNIYYMSSTTMHMSPGLPIMKSTDLVNWELVSYAYDTLVDVAALNLEKGQNSYGRGSWASSLRYHDGMYYVTTFAQTTNKTYIYTTKNIEKGPWKTISFAPALHDHTLFFEGGKIYMIWGGGTLRMVELKDDLSGIKEGSERVLIENATAPAGPDIMLPAEGSQLFKVNGKYYLFNIAWPKGGMRTVIVHRADQLTGPYEGRLALQDKGVAQGGLIDTPEGIWYAYLFRDWGAVGRIPYLVPVIWEADWPVLGIGGKVPDVLDLPASKGLMPGIVASDEFSRKKGEPALPLVWQWNHNPDNRLWSVTERKGFLRLATGRVDTSFVVARNTLTQRTIGPESAGVTAIDVSRMKDGDIAGLAMLQQHWGLVGVKQEGGARFIVMINGESGRGVEAEKIPLRQKTLYLKAEGDFRERRDVATFYYSLDGRQWTKIGTDLKMAYTLPHFMGYRFGLFYYATRNPGGHVDFDYFRISDQITGGL encoded by the coding sequence ATGAAAACCCTTTGTAATAGTCTTATTCTGATTTTTTTCAGCCTGCTGTGCCATGCAGCGATGGGACAGGAGCAAAGGGCGCAAAATCCAGTTATTTATGCCGATGTGCCCGATATGGCCATGATCCGGGTGGGCAATATATACTACATGAGCAGTACCACCATGCACATGAGCCCGGGGTTGCCTATCATGAAATCCACCGACCTGGTAAACTGGGAATTGGTCAGTTACGCCTACGATACCCTGGTCGATGTTGCGGCATTAAATCTTGAAAAGGGGCAAAACTCCTATGGGAGAGGCTCCTGGGCCAGCAGCCTTCGGTATCATGATGGCATGTATTATGTAACAACCTTCGCCCAAACTACAAACAAGACTTACATCTATACTACAAAGAATATAGAGAAAGGCCCCTGGAAAACCATTTCTTTTGCACCTGCTTTGCACGACCATACTCTCTTTTTCGAGGGCGGAAAGATCTACATGATCTGGGGCGGAGGCACCCTCCGGATGGTGGAGCTGAAGGACGATCTTTCTGGCATAAAGGAGGGCAGCGAGCGTGTGCTAATTGAAAATGCCACTGCTCCCGCAGGCCCGGATATTATGCTGCCCGCCGAAGGCTCCCAGCTGTTTAAGGTAAACGGGAAGTACTACCTGTTTAACATAGCATGGCCAAAAGGAGGAATGCGTACCGTAATCGTCCATCGGGCTGATCAACTCACCGGCCCTTACGAGGGCAGGCTGGCGCTGCAGGACAAAGGCGTGGCACAGGGAGGCCTTATCGATACACCTGAGGGCATATGGTATGCGTACCTGTTCCGGGATTGGGGAGCCGTAGGCCGTATCCCTTATCTTGTTCCGGTAATATGGGAAGCAGATTGGCCAGTATTGGGAATTGGTGGTAAAGTGCCTGATGTGCTTGATCTGCCTGCAAGCAAGGGACTGATGCCGGGTATCGTAGCTTCCGATGAATTCAGCCGCAAAAAAGGGGAGCCGGCGCTGCCTTTGGTATGGCAGTGGAATCACAATCCCGATAACCGCCTCTGGTCGGTTACCGAACGCAAAGGCTTTCTGCGGCTGGCCACCGGGCGTGTCGATACCTCCTTTGTAGTGGCCCGCAATACCCTCACCCAGCGAACCATCGGCCCCGAAAGTGCGGGAGTTACGGCAATAGATGTTTCCAGGATGAAAGATGGCGATATTGCCGGACTTGCTATGCTGCAACAGCATTGGGGGTTGGTAGGAGTTAAACAGGAAGGTGGAGCCAGGTTCATCGTAATGATAAATGGCGAATCGGGCAGGGGGGTAGAAGCTGAAAAAATACCACTCCGCCAGAAAACCCTATACCTGAAAGCTGAAGGCGACTTCAGAGAGCGCCGGGATGTGGCCACTTTCTATTACAGCCTCGATGGCAGGCAATGGACAAAAATTGGTACGGACCTTAAAATGGCCTACACCCTTCCGCACTTCATGGGCTATCGTTTTGGCCTGTTCTATTACGCAACCAGGAACCCGGGCGGGCATGTGGATTTTGACTACTTCCGTATCAGCGACCAGATTACCGGAGGGTTGTAA
- a CDS encoding hypothetical protein (COG0577 ABC-type antimicrobial peptide transport system, permease component), with translation MIKNYLKIAIRVLWKNKLFSFVNILGLSLSMAVGVILFTGLKADIDTDHFHPELDKIVRILTQETKDGEQAKWATAPLPLASKLDSISFVEKTVKVRLAGKHNLQTDRGDIPIDITFSEPSFFDVFGFKLLSGNAQSLADNPTTLFLTESTAEKIFGNASALGQTVRFENLGSYTVGGIIQDPPLRTHLPVEAMISVNAAKMLEKEGAISDISQNWEHFKSSAVYARLKSEDNLSQLNTTLQNYNRKLDKSNLQFLTQPVEDITPGNNDIKNDPNVGTTWESITIQLSLILALTLLSAFNYISLALARAVSRAQEVGIRKTIGATRGQIIGQFLTEATLVAVLALLFTLPCVIILMNSIPDMEVTFSWDITLILGLLAYAVITGLVAGALPSWILSAFKPIQTLRKMKNVKLFRTVSFYKILVVVQFSVLIILMIQVVMLADYEIKSSAIIESTVPANVLTLDLKGEKYENLQNEISQLSQVETTLATNWYHKPMKLGKSSVTLNDKILEINYVSIDPKTIETEGISLKRGQNFPENMPQSAEQYVLVNEAAAELMQSEKSETLVGQNLLLDSTYVQVIGIMPNEIIDEQRPLMYRYLPNEISTLIIKTKPNTELAATKAIQTLWNNNFPEKTANLHNLKEHRYSGASSGDRIGLFGGMALLVFIIAGLGILGVASYSVETRTKELGIRKVLGASKIKLVWTVTRNFGILMLIAGLIGVPAGFFAGDLIRQDLGSNLVNLSFINISIGFSLVAILGLLVVLSQTIRAGQIKPVKVLKAE, from the coding sequence ATGATAAAGAACTATCTAAAAATCGCTATACGGGTACTCTGGAAAAACAAGCTTTTTTCATTTGTCAATATTTTGGGCTTGTCTTTGAGTATGGCGGTTGGGGTCATTCTTTTTACAGGCTTGAAAGCCGATATCGATACAGACCATTTCCATCCGGAATTAGATAAAATAGTCCGGATACTCACACAGGAAACAAAAGACGGGGAACAAGCCAAATGGGCAACAGCTCCCTTGCCGCTGGCGTCTAAGCTGGACAGTATCTCCTTTGTTGAAAAAACCGTAAAAGTACGTCTGGCAGGAAAACATAACCTGCAAACCGACAGAGGCGACATACCCATTGACATAACTTTTTCAGAGCCTTCTTTTTTTGATGTTTTTGGCTTTAAATTACTGTCAGGCAATGCACAAAGCCTTGCCGATAATCCCACCACCCTTTTCTTAACTGAAAGTACAGCAGAAAAGATATTTGGCAACGCCAGCGCCTTAGGCCAAACTGTCCGATTTGAAAACTTGGGTTCTTATACCGTTGGAGGAATTATCCAGGACCCGCCTTTAAGAACGCATCTGCCCGTTGAGGCAATGATTTCTGTTAATGCTGCGAAAATGCTCGAAAAGGAAGGAGCAATCAGTGATATTTCGCAAAACTGGGAGCACTTCAAGAGTTCTGCAGTTTATGCCCGTTTAAAATCAGAAGATAATTTAAGTCAACTCAATACCACACTCCAAAACTACAACCGGAAACTGGATAAGAGCAATCTTCAGTTTTTGACACAACCCGTAGAAGATATTACCCCTGGAAATAATGATATTAAAAATGACCCCAATGTCGGCACCACTTGGGAGAGCATAACAATACAGCTGTCTTTAATTCTGGCTCTCACCCTTTTGTCTGCTTTCAACTATATCAGTCTGGCATTGGCGCGTGCCGTCTCCCGGGCGCAGGAAGTAGGTATCCGCAAAACGATAGGCGCAACAAGAGGACAGATTATTGGTCAGTTCTTAACAGAAGCCACCCTTGTTGCCGTGTTGGCTTTGTTGTTTACATTGCCTTGTGTCATTATTTTAATGAATTCTATACCCGATATGGAGGTGACATTTTCCTGGGATATAACCTTAATTTTAGGCTTGTTAGCCTACGCAGTTATCACAGGCTTAGTCGCAGGGGCGCTCCCCTCATGGATACTGTCAGCGTTTAAGCCCATACAAACTTTGCGTAAAATGAAAAATGTTAAGCTGTTTCGGACTGTTTCTTTTTATAAGATTTTGGTTGTTGTGCAATTTTCAGTTCTGATCATCCTTATGATTCAGGTTGTCATGCTGGCGGATTATGAAATAAAAAGCAGTGCCATCATTGAATCAACTGTGCCAGCCAACGTCCTGACACTTGATTTGAAAGGTGAAAAATATGAAAACCTGCAAAACGAAATAAGCCAGTTAAGTCAGGTAGAAACAACTTTGGCAACTAACTGGTATCATAAACCCATGAAACTGGGCAAATCTTCTGTAACATTAAATGATAAAATCCTGGAAATAAATTACGTAAGCATTGACCCGAAGACAATTGAAACAGAAGGAATCAGTTTAAAACGCGGGCAGAATTTTCCTGAAAATATGCCTCAAAGTGCTGAGCAGTACGTGTTGGTGAATGAAGCTGCCGCAGAATTAATGCAGTCTGAGAAATCGGAGACTTTAGTGGGTCAGAATTTGTTATTGGATTCTACATATGTACAAGTCATTGGCATCATGCCCAATGAAATTATTGACGAACAACGCCCTCTAATGTATCGGTATTTGCCAAATGAAATATCCACCCTTATCATAAAAACAAAGCCGAATACAGAATTGGCAGCGACCAAAGCCATTCAAACCTTATGGAATAACAATTTTCCTGAAAAAACAGCAAATCTTCATAATTTAAAAGAACACCGTTATTCAGGAGCAAGCAGTGGAGACAGAATCGGTCTTTTTGGAGGCATGGCGCTCCTTGTTTTTATAATCGCCGGTTTGGGCATTTTAGGCGTAGCAAGTTACTCCGTAGAAACACGCACTAAAGAACTAGGTATAAGAAAGGTGTTGGGAGCAAGCAAAATAAAATTGGTGTGGACAGTTACAAGAAATTTTGGCATTCTTATGCTAATTGCCGGACTTATTGGTGTTCCGGCTGGCTTTTTTGCCGGTGATTTAATTAGACAGGATCTGGGTAGCAATCTGGTTAATTTGAGTTTTATAAATATAAGTATAGGTTTTAGTTTGGTTGCCATACTCGGGCTACTGGTAGTCCTATCCCAAACCATCCGGGCGGGGCAAATTAAACCTGTAAAAGTTTTAAAAGCAGAGTAA
- a CDS encoding von willebrand factor type a (COG2304 Uncharacterized protein containing a von Willebrand factor type A (vWA) domain), with product MNWYKNFGSYEIALILLFGIGYLLYAYRFYRASRVVEGKTSIFLAKFILRTLVFALLLMAWLGPTFGQAKREIKAVGKDIFIAVDLSKSMNAYDVQPSRLEKVKFELKKMVNAFSSDRVGIIIFGTEAFVQSPLTFDGSALQLFIETLHTGLIPYGGTELAAPLRLALDKLKKEGTQEGKPSSRLVILISDGEDFGEEAQALANEYKKEGIRLFTLGVGTQEGSRIRERRLYKRNDDGEEVITRLNPDALKRLAQEANGSYYEINNRQNETQKLINAVAAVEGEMQDARLIDVSSNRYYYFLAAALVLLALDAMLHLKLLRL from the coding sequence ATGAACTGGTATAAAAACTTTGGCTCTTACGAAATCGCCCTCATCTTGCTCTTTGGAATAGGCTACCTGCTGTATGCCTACCGCTTCTATAGAGCCTCACGGGTGGTGGAGGGTAAAACAAGTATTTTTTTAGCAAAATTCATCTTGCGCACCCTGGTTTTCGCCCTCCTGCTTATGGCATGGCTGGGGCCTACCTTCGGCCAGGCAAAAAGGGAAATTAAGGCCGTTGGCAAAGATATTTTCATTGCTGTCGATCTCTCAAAATCAATGAACGCCTACGATGTGCAGCCCAGCCGCCTGGAGAAAGTAAAATTTGAGCTTAAAAAGATGGTAAACGCTTTTTCCTCCGACCGCGTAGGCATCATCATCTTCGGCACCGAAGCCTTTGTACAAAGCCCGCTTACTTTCGATGGCAGTGCCCTGCAGCTTTTTATTGAAACCCTGCACACCGGTCTGATTCCTTATGGAGGCACCGAGCTGGCAGCTCCTCTGCGGCTGGCACTCGACAAGCTAAAAAAAGAGGGTACACAGGAAGGTAAGCCCTCCTCCCGGCTGGTAATTCTGATCAGCGATGGCGAAGATTTTGGCGAGGAAGCCCAGGCGCTTGCCAATGAATACAAAAAAGAAGGCATCAGGCTTTTCACACTGGGTGTGGGTACCCAGGAAGGCAGCCGCATCAGAGAACGCCGGCTTTACAAACGCAATGATGATGGCGAAGAAGTAATTACACGATTGAATCCTGACGCCCTCAAAAGGCTGGCACAGGAGGCCAACGGCAGCTATTATGAAATCAATAATCGTCAGAACGAAACGCAGAAGCTTATCAATGCTGTTGCAGCTGTTGAGGGCGAAATGCAGGATGCACGGCTGATAGATGTATCCTCCAACCGGTATTACTACTTTCTGGCAGCAGCCCTGGTACTGCTTGCCCTGGATGCCATGCTTCACCTCAAATTACTGCGCCTATGA
- a CDS encoding transposase IS4 family protein (COG3666 Transposase and inactivated derivatives), with product MGRIIVRSEHAAAIQANNERLLKQKEAYRKRQAIVEHPFGPSSEFGQRRLGLHLYADEGSEES from the coding sequence GTGGGTAGGATCATTGTCCGCTCCGAGCACGCCGCTGCCATCCAGGCCAACAATGAAAGGCTGTTAAAGCAGAAAGAAGCCTACCGAAAGCGACAGGCAATCGTGGAGCATCCCTTTGGTCCATCAAGCGAGTTCGGGCAGCGCAGGCTGGGGCTACACCTATACGCTGATGAAGGGTCTGAAGAAAGTTAA
- a CDS encoding xylan 1,4-beta-xylosidase (COG3507 Beta-xylosidase): MVLFSVLGLAGNSQTKIKPAKNAPVFSNFVYEGKDQIYKDHPLEADEFYTPILQGMYPDPAITRKGDDYYLVNSTFAVFPGVPIFHSKDLVNWRQIGHVLDRPSQLKVHDTGISAGVYAPDIEYNPHNDTFYMIVTQFAGGFGNIVVKTKDPLKGWSDPFKLKFEGIDPALFFDEDGKAYVVHNDAPDKGKELYEGHRVIKIWEYNLEKDQVIDGTDKIIVDGGVDLSKKPIWIEAPHIYKKEGRYFLMCAEGGTGGWHSEVVFVSDDPKGPYVPAPNNPILSQRYLNPERINKVDWAGHSDMVEGPDGEYYGVFLAIRPNEKGRVNIGRETFILPIDWSGEFPVFINGLIPLEPKLKMPAGVENKTGRDGFLPNGNFTYSDNFSAPKLDYRWVGLRGPRENFVSLTKQGLKINPFPVSIKEVKPTSTLFYRQQHNNFSYTTSLNYKPASEKELAGIVCLQSEKFNYVFGLTRKGADYYVLLERTENGVSKTIASQKIELKNPLRLQVEATGDDYRFNYSTNGTDFQNLGGTVSGDILSTDVDKGFTGCMIGLYATSANDALPQ, translated from the coding sequence ATGGTCTTATTTTCTGTTTTGGGGTTAGCGGGAAATAGCCAGACAAAGATCAAGCCAGCCAAAAATGCACCAGTGTTTTCCAATTTTGTCTACGAAGGAAAAGACCAGATTTACAAAGACCATCCATTAGAGGCCGATGAATTTTACACGCCTATTTTGCAGGGTATGTATCCTGACCCTGCTATTACCCGCAAAGGCGATGATTATTACCTGGTAAACTCCACCTTTGCGGTCTTTCCAGGCGTGCCAATTTTCCACTCAAAAGACCTGGTGAACTGGAGGCAGATTGGCCATGTGCTCGACAGACCCTCACAGTTAAAGGTGCATGATACCGGCATCAGCGCGGGAGTGTATGCACCCGATATTGAGTACAACCCCCACAACGACACCTTTTACATGATCGTTACGCAATTTGCCGGCGGGTTTGGCAATATTGTGGTAAAAACAAAGGACCCTCTGAAGGGCTGGAGCGACCCGTTTAAATTAAAATTTGAGGGAATAGACCCCGCGCTTTTCTTTGATGAGGACGGCAAAGCCTACGTGGTGCACAACGATGCCCCGGATAAAGGAAAAGAACTTTACGAAGGGCACCGCGTGATCAAGATCTGGGAATATAATCTGGAGAAGGACCAGGTGATTGACGGCACCGACAAGATAATTGTTGACGGCGGGGTGGATCTGTCCAAAAAGCCTATCTGGATTGAAGCACCTCATATTTACAAAAAGGAGGGACGTTATTTCCTGATGTGTGCCGAAGGCGGCACAGGCGGATGGCACAGCGAAGTGGTGTTTGTAAGCGACGATCCGAAAGGACCTTATGTGCCGGCACCTAACAACCCCATTTTAAGCCAGCGATATTTGAACCCTGAGCGGATTAACAAAGTAGATTGGGCCGGCCACTCTGACATGGTAGAAGGGCCCGATGGAGAGTACTATGGCGTTTTCCTGGCCATCCGGCCAAACGAAAAAGGCAGGGTGAACATTGGCCGCGAAACCTTTATACTGCCCATCGACTGGTCGGGAGAATTCCCGGTATTTATCAATGGCCTGATACCCCTGGAACCAAAGCTGAAAATGCCCGCAGGTGTTGAAAACAAAACCGGTAGGGATGGATTTTTACCCAATGGGAACTTTACCTACAGCGATAATTTTTCTGCTCCAAAGCTGGATTATCGGTGGGTTGGCTTAAGAGGCCCCCGCGAAAATTTTGTTTCCCTCACCAAACAGGGCCTGAAGATAAATCCCTTTCCGGTGAGCATAAAGGAAGTGAAGCCCACCTCTACCTTATTTTACCGACAGCAGCACAACAACTTCTCCTACACCACAAGTCTCAATTACAAGCCGGCATCTGAAAAAGAACTGGCCGGCATTGTGTGCTTGCAAAGCGAAAAGTTTAACTACGTATTTGGCCTGACCCGAAAAGGGGCCGATTATTATGTGCTGCTGGAAAGAACTGAAAACGGTGTATCCAAAACCATTGCCAGCCAAAAAATTGAATTAAAGAATCCCCTACGGTTGCAGGTGGAAGCAACAGGCGATGACTACCGATTTAATTATTCCACCAATGGCACAGACTTTCAGAATCTGGGCGGCACTGTTTCGGGCGATATTCTTTCGACCGATGTGGACAAAGGCTTCACAGGTTGTATGATTGGCTTATATGCTACCTCTGCCAACGATGCTCTGCCGCAATAA
- a CDS encoding transposase (COG2801 Transposase and inactivated derivatives): MIRVDNGPEFISYKLECWCRENKIRLVVILSGKPMQNAYVERCNGSIRRELLNAYVFRTLSEVREKAEEWRLDRGGGPLQSPPASPGAELQSTC, from the coding sequence ATGATCAGAGTGGATAACGGGCCTGAATTTATCTCTTATAAGCTAGAATGCTGGTGCAGAGAGAATAAGATCCGTCTGGTAGTCATTCTGTCAGGTAAACCCATGCAGAACGCTTATGTGGAGCGATGCAATGGCAGCATCAGAAGAGAACTTCTAAATGCCTATGTGTTCAGAACCTTATCAGAAGTGCGAGAAAAAGCAGAAGAATGGCGACTGGACCGCGGCGGCGGACCGCTACAATCACCACCGGCCTCACCAGGCGCTGAACTTCAGAGCACCTGCTGA
- a CDS encoding transcriptional regulator (COG1609 Transcriptional regulators) — translation MLDISRRIAAAAVKAPSTDPEGTNKRTMNKRKVLLKDIAKHLGVSASTVSMALKDHPDLSSATIEKIKKLAVEWGYTANPWAKFMDKQHSNTIGVIVPDVTTLFYPSIICGIEDVAKANGYDIVITSSQNSFSKEKENLNKLLRLRVNGIMVCLAQETAEYSHFDKIIDANIPMVFIDRVCRTNEVSSVVFDLVAAARELTIHLYQQGATKIALLTGLPDQNDTREKIEGYKKGLQACGLSFDERLLVYSDMKSEGAAHATKKLLSLKYPPDGILGANDEIVLSAIKEIKRKGLKIPQDIGLAGFADEFHATVLEPSLTSIAYPSFEIGQEATHLLLNEINSEKTSVVQQLCMQSKLVVRASSKQATYKSLT, via the coding sequence ATGCTGGACATAAGCAGACGTATAGCGGCAGCTGCTGTAAAGGCACCCTCCACCGATCCGGAAGGAACTAATAAGCGTACCATGAACAAGAGAAAAGTGTTATTAAAAGACATTGCCAAACATCTGGGGGTCTCAGCATCTACAGTGTCCATGGCATTGAAAGATCACCCGGATCTAAGTTCAGCTACTATAGAAAAAATAAAAAAACTTGCCGTTGAATGGGGCTATACAGCTAACCCCTGGGCGAAGTTTATGGATAAACAACATAGTAATACCATAGGGGTGATAGTGCCTGATGTCACTACGCTTTTTTATCCTTCTATTATTTGTGGCATAGAAGATGTTGCCAAAGCAAACGGGTACGACATTGTTATCACTTCCTCACAGAATTCTTTCAGCAAAGAAAAAGAAAACCTGAACAAGCTGCTAAGGCTGCGGGTAAATGGAATTATGGTGTGCCTGGCACAAGAAACAGCAGAATATAGCCATTTCGATAAAATCATTGATGCAAATATTCCCATGGTGTTCATTGATAGGGTGTGCAGAACCAATGAAGTATCGTCCGTGGTATTCGATCTGGTAGCAGCAGCCCGGGAACTAACCATTCATCTATACCAACAGGGCGCAACTAAAATCGCCCTTCTTACTGGGCTTCCTGACCAAAACGATACCAGAGAGAAAATAGAAGGGTATAAGAAGGGCTTGCAAGCCTGTGGACTGTCGTTTGATGAGCGACTTCTGGTTTATTCTGATATGAAGTCCGAGGGAGCTGCCCATGCTACTAAAAAATTGCTATCGCTGAAGTATCCTCCTGATGGTATTCTGGGTGCAAATGATGAAATAGTCTTATCAGCTATAAAAGAAATAAAAAGGAAAGGGCTGAAAATTCCACAGGATATAGGCCTTGCAGGATTCGCAGATGAGTTTCATGCAACAGTACTAGAGCCTTCCCTAACTTCCATCGCTTATCCAAGTTTCGAAATAGGACAGGAAGCCACCCATTTGTTACTCAATGAAATCAACTCTGAGAAAACCAGCGTTGTTCAGCAGCTCTGTATGCAATCGAAACTGGTAGTGCGTGCATCATCAAAGCAGGCAACCTACAAGTCGCTGACTTGA
- a CDS encoding hypothetical protein (COG0457 FOG: TPR repeat): MKWGILFLFMLTVWQGGGNSLTRIAETNRLKEAAAEAYLEERYAEAASIYEILLTKWGDESDAVRLNYAHALMRAEEKEKATEAYRQLAEGNAGRPAKSVALQQLGFLASEDEKQLQNALQYFKEALKANPGNETARQNYELAWKRLNDQEDDKQDQEDQQQEDQPKIEPSAWAQQQKAKADALSRQFRYGDALQLMQESLQQDSTVAAYNDYIGRLGDITEIDQ, encoded by the coding sequence ATGAAATGGGGAATTCTCTTTCTTTTTATGCTAACGGTTTGGCAGGGGGGCGGTAACAGCCTAACACGTATAGCAGAAACAAACCGCTTAAAAGAAGCTGCTGCCGAGGCATACCTGGAGGAGCGCTATGCAGAAGCAGCCTCGATCTACGAAATTCTGCTCACCAAATGGGGCGATGAATCAGATGCCGTGAGGCTTAATTACGCCCATGCCCTGATGCGGGCAGAAGAAAAGGAAAAAGCAACTGAGGCCTACCGGCAGCTAGCAGAAGGCAATGCTGGCCGGCCCGCAAAGTCTGTAGCTTTGCAGCAGCTGGGGTTCCTGGCTTCGGAAGATGAGAAACAGCTGCAAAATGCCCTGCAGTATTTTAAGGAGGCCCTTAAAGCCAATCCGGGTAACGAAACTGCCCGCCAAAATTATGAACTGGCCTGGAAACGCCTGAACGACCAGGAAGATGATAAACAGGACCAGGAGGATCAACAGCAGGAAGATCAGCCTAAAATAGAACCCTCTGCATGGGCACAACAACAAAAAGCCAAAGCAGATGCACTGTCCAGACAGTTCAGGTATGGGGATGCCCTGCAGCTTATGCAGGAAAGTCTGCAGCAGGATTCTACGGTAGCCGCTTACAACGATTATATCGGCAGACTTGGGGATATCACTGAAATAGACCAGTAA
- a CDS encoding Integrase catalytic subunit (COG2801 Transposase and inactivated derivatives), with protein MVEEHGVSHCQACTVVSLPGSSYQYQPKQKDDTLIIEQLKSLVEKHPSTGFWQCYYRLRKKGHSWNHKRVYRVYSEFRLNIRRRHKKRLPARVKQALFQPEKINQVWSIDFMRQRGCLIASGMEEPLDS; from the coding sequence ATGGTAGAGGAGCATGGAGTAAGCCATTGTCAGGCCTGTACGGTAGTGAGCCTGCCCGGAAGCAGCTATCAGTACCAGCCCAAGCAAAAAGATGATACTCTTATCATTGAACAGCTAAAGAGCCTGGTTGAAAAACATCCCTCCACTGGCTTTTGGCAGTGCTACTACAGGCTACGCAAGAAGGGTCACAGCTGGAATCATAAGCGGGTATACAGGGTCTATAGCGAGTTTCGGCTCAACATCAGAAGAAGGCACAAGAAAAGATTACCTGCCAGGGTAAAGCAGGCACTGTTTCAACCAGAGAAAATCAATCAGGTTTGGTCGATAGACTTTATGCGGCAGCGGGGCTGTCTGATAGCCTCTGGGATGGAAGAACCTTTAGACTCTTGA